Proteins from one Mycobacterium sp. SMC-2 genomic window:
- a CDS encoding FAD-binding protein has product MTRFAVLVKQIPAFEEMALGPDGRLVRDGAALEMSAYCRRAVSKAVELAAGEPGSSIVVFTLGPPVAEDVLREALALGLKRGVEIRGVLATDPAFAGSDTIATARVLAAAIEREGPFDLILTGKNSLDADTGQVPPQLAQLLDLPFAAGVKVLALDGCVLTIGCEHDDGWVDAEVRLPAVLSCAERLCDPAKVAPEGRSAVPAAAIRAICATELGPGPWGAAASLTVVGEVRRVAANRGRQRDADAPIAAQVRDAVRTLRDRGALDAGQVPTPPVLGTTGGDGPVVAVLAEPGHAALSQELCGAAARLAASLSGCTVLLTPDELGAAMAGSWGADRLVLIRGAEAEEDIASEVAHWTRAEQPWAILAGSTAWGREIASRVAAAVGAGLTGDAVDLEVSDGRLVAWKPAFGGSLLAAITATSPVQMATVRAGVLPRPQPRTHVADVASIVAKPRRRLVIRLRRQEDSLERLGEAGVVIGVGAGVAPEELHRLEVLRELLGAEIGCTRKVTDHGWMPHSCQIGITGRSISPRLYVAIGTSGKFNHMVGVRSAGMVLAINPDRNAPVWDHADVGIVADWRDCIDALEEELRRVIEPRSTPVEA; this is encoded by the coding sequence ATGACGAGGTTCGCGGTGCTGGTGAAGCAGATTCCTGCATTCGAGGAGATGGCGCTCGGTCCGGACGGTCGTCTAGTTCGCGATGGCGCTGCGCTGGAGATGAGCGCCTACTGTCGCCGAGCGGTGAGCAAGGCGGTCGAACTCGCAGCCGGCGAACCCGGTTCGTCCATCGTGGTCTTCACACTCGGTCCCCCGGTCGCCGAGGATGTCCTGCGGGAGGCACTCGCGTTGGGCCTCAAACGCGGTGTCGAGATACGAGGGGTCCTTGCCACCGACCCTGCATTCGCGGGAAGCGACACTATCGCGACCGCACGCGTGCTTGCCGCGGCCATCGAGCGCGAAGGGCCGTTCGACCTCATCCTCACCGGAAAGAACTCACTCGACGCGGACACAGGACAGGTTCCGCCGCAGCTCGCTCAGCTTCTCGATCTCCCATTCGCGGCCGGAGTCAAGGTTCTCGCCCTCGACGGGTGCGTGCTCACCATCGGTTGTGAACACGATGACGGCTGGGTAGATGCCGAGGTGAGATTGCCGGCCGTTCTATCGTGCGCGGAGCGGCTGTGCGACCCCGCGAAGGTGGCGCCGGAGGGGCGCTCCGCCGTGCCGGCCGCGGCGATCCGTGCTATCTGCGCCACCGAGCTGGGACCGGGGCCATGGGGCGCAGCGGCCAGCTTGACTGTGGTGGGCGAGGTCCGGCGAGTTGCGGCGAACAGGGGACGTCAGCGCGATGCCGACGCCCCGATCGCAGCGCAGGTCCGGGACGCTGTCCGCACGCTGCGCGATCGAGGCGCGCTGGACGCTGGCCAGGTGCCCACCCCTCCGGTCCTCGGAACCACCGGCGGCGACGGTCCGGTAGTCGCCGTCCTCGCTGAGCCGGGCCATGCTGCGCTGAGTCAGGAATTATGCGGTGCCGCAGCGCGATTGGCGGCTTCGCTGTCCGGCTGCACCGTTCTGCTGACTCCCGATGAGCTCGGCGCCGCTATGGCCGGTTCCTGGGGCGCCGACCGGCTTGTGCTCATTCGCGGAGCCGAAGCAGAAGAGGACATCGCGAGCGAGGTCGCACACTGGACACGCGCTGAGCAGCCGTGGGCGATCCTGGCCGGTTCGACTGCGTGGGGTCGCGAGATCGCCTCACGCGTCGCCGCCGCAGTGGGGGCCGGGCTGACCGGCGACGCCGTCGACTTGGAGGTCAGCGACGGACGATTGGTCGCCTGGAAGCCGGCATTCGGTGGGTCACTGCTCGCCGCGATCACCGCAACGTCGCCCGTGCAGATGGCTACCGTCCGCGCCGGTGTGCTGCCGCGCCCGCAGCCTCGCACTCACGTAGCCGACGTTGCCTCGATCGTCGCGAAACCGCGCAGGCGACTGGTTATCCGGCTGCGGCGGCAGGAGGACTCACTGGAGCGCCTGGGTGAGGCCGGTGTCGTAATTGGAGTCGGCGCCGGAGTAGCACCCGAGGAGCTACACCGTCTTGAGGTACTGCGCGAGCTGCTCGGCGCCGAGATCGGCTGTACCCGCAAGGTCACCGATCACGGGTGGATGCCGCACTCCTGCCAGATCGGGATCACCGGGCGATCGATCTCGCCGCGCCTCTACGTCGCCATCGGCACAAGCGGCAAGTTCAACCACATGGTGGGAGTGCGATCGGCAGGTATGGTGCTGGCGATCAACCCCGATCGGAACGCCCCTGTGTGGGACCACGCCGACGTGGGCATCGTCGCTGACTGGCGCGACTGCATCGACGCGCTGGAAGAGGAGCTCCGGCGCGTGATCGAACCCCGCTCGACGCCGGTCGAGGCTTGA
- a CDS encoding iron-containing redox enzyme family protein produces the protein MTGLPYDGRDRGAPKWTSDISPEEFQAQLVETIVVTAAKYMKRPFAIPEHYDQTQARLYHATAMKYFSFFAWRFPSWLLEVASRCPYQDVRREIIQDCVDEEVGDEDANGRCHVDVLYEEVEACGISREEVAATPPSPLIQTCVLALDDLARTLPWEAAYAAIAGLEIMNSKPAIELRAKMMTPEQLKAATAAMSSSLPERLGIPGDDLLFAALHQYKDQFHGGGELELLSKYGADLHTQEQMLWGARVGFETFALMVNEIDRLALEAVEGAPTPAAV, from the coding sequence ATGACGGGATTGCCGTATGACGGCCGGGATCGGGGCGCGCCCAAGTGGACCAGTGACATTTCGCCCGAGGAGTTCCAGGCCCAACTGGTCGAGACCATCGTCGTGACAGCGGCCAAATACATGAAGCGGCCGTTCGCGATTCCAGAGCACTATGACCAGACGCAGGCGCGGCTGTATCACGCCACCGCGATGAAGTACTTCTCGTTCTTCGCGTGGCGGTTCCCGAGCTGGCTGCTCGAGGTGGCGTCGCGCTGCCCGTACCAGGACGTGCGCCGCGAGATCATCCAGGACTGTGTCGACGAGGAGGTCGGCGACGAGGACGCCAACGGCCGCTGCCATGTCGACGTGCTCTACGAGGAGGTCGAGGCCTGCGGCATTTCACGCGAGGAAGTCGCGGCGACGCCTCCCAGTCCGCTTATTCAGACCTGCGTCCTGGCACTCGACGACCTGGCCCGGACCCTCCCCTGGGAGGCGGCTTATGCCGCAATCGCGGGGCTGGAGATCATGAACTCCAAGCCGGCAATTGAGCTGCGGGCGAAGATGATGACGCCGGAGCAGCTCAAGGCCGCCACGGCCGCCATGTCGTCTTCTTTGCCGGAGCGGCTCGGGATTCCGGGCGACGACCTGCTGTTCGCCGCGTTGCATCAATACAAAGACCAGTTCCACGGTGGCGGCGAACTCGAGCTGCTGTCCAAGTACGGTGCTGACCTCCACACCCAGGAGCAGATGCTGTGGGGAGCCAGGGTCGGCTTCGAGACGTTCGCCCTCATGGTCAATGAGATCGACCGGCTCGCTCTGGAGGCTGTCGAGGGGGCGCCGACTCCTGCTGCCGTGTAA
- a CDS encoding amidohydrolase family protein, with amino-acid sequence MKLICIEEHAIDRPIAQAARPALQREAPYMGLQRSPDALPETRPADRPSLVEFSEAVELADDLGDGRIRDMDQHGIDMQIVSYSSPIQLVPAAEAVSIARAANDRLAAAVTANPSRLRGFAALPWQDPQAAVDELDRATGELGLRGVMLAGRPGETFLDDARYAPVLQRLNDLGLPIYLHPFYPLPQVQQAYYAGFRPEVSAMFSLGGWGWHHEAGIHVLRLILAGVFERYGDLQVISGHWGEMVPFYLQRLDDLLPPKFTGLSTTISDTYRNHVWITPSGMFDEPHFEFIRAVIGIDRLIWSVDYPYLTLDGTRKFLENLPVTDDEAHQLAHRNAERLFRL; translated from the coding sequence ATGAAACTCATATGCATCGAAGAGCACGCCATCGATCGACCGATCGCGCAGGCGGCACGACCCGCGCTGCAACGCGAAGCCCCATACATGGGCCTGCAAAGATCGCCCGACGCGCTCCCCGAAACACGCCCGGCCGACCGGCCGAGCCTGGTTGAGTTCAGCGAAGCCGTGGAGTTGGCCGACGATCTGGGGGACGGGCGAATCCGGGACATGGACCAACACGGGATCGACATGCAGATCGTGTCTTACAGCAGCCCAATCCAATTGGTGCCGGCGGCAGAAGCCGTGTCGATCGCCCGGGCCGCCAACGATCGGCTCGCAGCGGCGGTGACGGCGAATCCAAGCCGGCTGCGCGGGTTCGCCGCGTTGCCCTGGCAGGACCCCCAAGCCGCGGTCGATGAGCTCGACCGTGCGACCGGCGAACTTGGCCTGCGAGGAGTGATGCTCGCGGGCCGCCCCGGCGAGACGTTCCTCGACGATGCGCGTTACGCGCCGGTTTTACAGCGGCTCAACGACCTCGGGTTGCCAATCTACCTGCACCCGTTCTACCCGCTGCCGCAGGTACAGCAGGCGTACTACGCGGGGTTTCGGCCGGAGGTGAGCGCGATGTTCTCCCTGGGCGGATGGGGCTGGCACCACGAAGCCGGCATTCACGTGTTGCGCCTGATCTTGGCGGGGGTCTTCGAGCGGTACGGAGACCTCCAAGTCATCAGTGGCCATTGGGGCGAGATGGTCCCGTTCTATCTGCAACGCCTCGATGACCTGCTGCCACCCAAATTCACCGGTCTGTCCACGACGATCAGCGACACCTACCGCAACCACGTCTGGATCACCCCGAGTGGCATGTTCGACGAACCACATTTCGAGTTCATCCGCGCGGTCATCGGTATCGACCGCCTCATCTGGTCGGTCGACTACCCCTACCTAACCCTCGACGGGACCCGGAAGTTCCTGGAGAACTTGCCCGTCACCGACGACGAGGCGCACCAGCTCGCGCACCGTAACGCCGAGCGCCTCTTCCGCCTGTGA
- a CDS encoding cytochrome P450, protein MTTTSDTDLNLSKVDLTDLSYFKDGPPYEIFAQMRALPAPHWNALRGSEPGFWSFTRFADIATISRDSHTFSSARGGVFTTSEGGAVPLDALRQILLGMDDPEHGKQRRVVHGVFTPRLVARREGHIRNTVTELLDDVIERGSCDFVEDIAVELPLRVIADLLGVPQSDRPKLFEWTNTVSLAQATADKELGLGAIFEMGAYLAALTAARKANPTEDLISLLLAAEIDGESLTEDEVTFFFATLMFAGNDTTRNTASGAMRALMQHESERQKLIANPGAMSNAVEEMLRWVCSVVYFARVAQCDTQVGGHPVREGERVVMWYAAGSRDPAVNEDPEIFNVSREKPQHQAFGGGGAHFCIGAALARLELRVLFEELVRRVPDMQFAGPVTRLETNFLNALTSMPVSFTPGRREGVNSS, encoded by the coding sequence ATGACGACCACGTCGGACACCGACCTGAACCTGTCAAAGGTCGATCTCACCGACCTTTCCTACTTCAAAGACGGTCCGCCGTACGAGATCTTTGCGCAGATGCGCGCGCTGCCGGCTCCGCACTGGAATGCGCTGCGCGGTAGCGAACCGGGTTTCTGGTCCTTCACCCGCTTCGCGGACATCGCAACCATCAGTCGCGACTCGCACACCTTCTCATCGGCTCGCGGGGGCGTGTTCACCACGAGCGAAGGCGGGGCCGTGCCACTCGATGCGCTGCGGCAGATCCTCCTGGGCATGGACGACCCCGAGCACGGGAAGCAACGCAGAGTCGTCCACGGCGTGTTCACTCCCAGGCTGGTGGCCCGACGAGAGGGCCACATCCGCAACACGGTGACCGAGCTGCTCGACGACGTGATCGAGAGGGGCAGCTGCGACTTCGTCGAAGACATCGCCGTCGAGCTGCCGCTTCGTGTGATTGCCGACCTGCTCGGTGTCCCTCAGAGCGACCGTCCGAAGCTGTTCGAATGGACGAACACGGTGTCACTCGCGCAGGCAACGGCCGATAAAGAGTTGGGACTTGGTGCGATCTTCGAGATGGGTGCCTACCTGGCAGCGCTCACGGCAGCCCGAAAGGCCAACCCGACTGAGGACCTCATCTCTCTTCTGCTGGCGGCCGAGATCGATGGCGAAAGCCTCACCGAGGACGAAGTGACGTTCTTCTTCGCCACGCTGATGTTCGCCGGCAACGACACCACGCGGAACACCGCCTCCGGCGCCATGCGTGCCTTGATGCAACACGAAAGCGAACGGCAGAAGCTGATCGCCAACCCCGGCGCTATGTCCAACGCCGTCGAGGAGATGTTGCGTTGGGTCTGCTCGGTGGTGTACTTCGCCCGCGTTGCCCAGTGCGACACGCAAGTCGGTGGACACCCGGTCCGCGAGGGCGAGCGTGTCGTCATGTGGTACGCGGCCGGGTCCCGGGACCCGGCGGTAAACGAGGACCCGGAAATCTTCAATGTGTCTCGCGAGAAGCCACAGCACCAGGCTTTCGGTGGGGGTGGAGCGCATTTCTGTATCGGCGCTGCGCTCGCGCGACTCGAATTGCGTGTGCTCTTCGAGGAACTGGTACGGCGGGTGCCGGACATGCAGTTCGCCGGACCGGTCACGCGCCTCGAGACGAACTTCTTGAACGCGCTTACGTCGATGCCTGTTTCGTTCACCCCGGGCCGGCGCGAAGGCGTAAATAGCAGCTAA
- a CDS encoding SDR family NAD(P)-dependent oxidoreductase translates to MVTGGASGIGKATTLRMCAAGARVMVGDVDEAAAEQLLSDAAMAGHAENVRFRRTDVSAEDDVAALIAAAVAEFGDLHVMFNNAGVSDTLDPIVEVPVEHWDRVFAVNARGVFLGIKHSARAMLAAEHGGAIVNTASIDGLSASSGFPSYSAAKAAVINLTRVAAVELAPARIRVNVICPGGVLTPMLARGDVEGARTWLEKLQPWPEAGLPEDVAAVVEFLASDDARFITGESVTVDGGLMAGGARLVDKIRARLQAGAAASGTTSEEVSR, encoded by the coding sequence GTGGTCACCGGCGGCGCGAGCGGAATAGGTAAGGCCACCACCCTGCGCATGTGCGCGGCGGGCGCTCGGGTCATGGTCGGGGACGTCGACGAAGCGGCGGCCGAGCAACTGCTTTCCGATGCCGCGATGGCCGGGCATGCCGAGAACGTCCGCTTCCGGCGCACCGACGTCTCGGCGGAAGATGATGTCGCCGCCCTGATCGCCGCCGCGGTCGCCGAGTTCGGCGACCTGCACGTCATGTTCAACAACGCGGGTGTTTCCGACACCCTGGACCCGATCGTGGAGGTACCCGTCGAGCACTGGGACCGGGTGTTCGCCGTCAACGCCCGCGGGGTGTTCCTCGGCATCAAGCACAGCGCGCGCGCGATGCTGGCGGCTGAGCACGGCGGCGCCATCGTGAACACCGCTTCGATCGACGGGTTGTCGGCCTCCTCTGGCTTCCCTTCCTACTCCGCCGCGAAGGCCGCCGTCATCAACCTGACCCGGGTGGCGGCCGTCGAGCTCGCGCCAGCCCGTATCCGCGTCAACGTGATCTGCCCCGGCGGTGTCCTGACGCCGATGCTGGCCCGCGGTGACGTGGAGGGCGCGCGGACGTGGCTCGAGAAACTGCAGCCGTGGCCGGAGGCGGGCCTGCCGGAGGATGTGGCCGCCGTGGTCGAGTTCCTCGCCAGCGACGATGCCCGTTTCATCACGGGTGAGTCGGTCACCGTCGACGGCGGATTGATGGCCGGGGGCGCCCGGCTCGTGGACAAGATCCGCGCCCGATTGCAGGCCGGGGCTGCCGCGTCGGGGACAACATCGGAAGAGGTGAGCAGATGA
- a CDS encoding SRPBCC family protein, which yields MTDQLTTAHIRGLTEGEAAGIEVFDKPQAGSWTASFGLETGPVSFRDSFDPAFYELEKEAVFRRSWLNLGRVEQLPRKGSYFTKELKFLGISVIVLRGMDDQIRAFHNVCSHRGNRLIWDDYPDRETRGMCRALSCKYHGWRYSLDGQIAYVHNAQEFFDLKPEELALPKIHLDTWAGFIWINLDNEPRQSLREFLTPTVARLETYPFEKMTQTYVFESEVEANWKLFVDAFQEVYHVPYVHGKLNNPAAEQTGIDKIPFMIPYWAPYGKHRLFTSVGPLGNVNLRVRKAADALFQAGLLGTDYTPDVGPLGEGVNPGGIDRWGADSWQIYPNFVIVTWNRNHYFTYHYWPLSPTRHKFVWTVNFVPPTTTRERLAQEHAAMVIREGGLQDAATLEATQMGIASGARKKFFLCDQEVAIRHLHSVVQDDVAAYSREVNPTGGVR from the coding sequence ATGACGGATCAGCTGACGACGGCGCACATCCGGGGCCTGACCGAGGGTGAAGCCGCCGGCATCGAAGTGTTCGACAAGCCGCAGGCAGGCTCGTGGACCGCGTCGTTCGGACTGGAAACCGGCCCGGTGTCATTCCGTGACTCGTTCGACCCCGCGTTCTACGAGCTGGAAAAGGAGGCGGTGTTCCGGCGATCCTGGCTGAACCTGGGACGTGTCGAGCAGCTCCCGAGAAAGGGCAGCTACTTCACCAAGGAGCTCAAATTTCTCGGCATCTCGGTGATCGTGCTGCGGGGCATGGATGACCAGATCCGCGCCTTCCACAATGTCTGTTCGCACCGCGGCAACCGGCTGATCTGGGACGACTACCCGGACCGAGAGACCCGCGGCATGTGCCGGGCGCTGTCATGCAAATACCACGGCTGGCGCTACAGCCTCGACGGCCAGATCGCCTACGTCCACAACGCGCAGGAGTTCTTCGACCTCAAGCCCGAGGAGCTCGCGCTGCCGAAGATCCACCTCGACACCTGGGCCGGCTTCATCTGGATCAACCTCGACAACGAACCCCGGCAGAGCCTGCGCGAGTTCCTGACGCCCACGGTGGCCAGGCTGGAGACCTACCCGTTCGAGAAGATGACGCAGACCTACGTCTTCGAGTCCGAGGTCGAAGCGAACTGGAAGCTCTTCGTGGACGCCTTCCAGGAGGTCTACCACGTGCCCTACGTGCACGGAAAGCTGAACAACCCCGCCGCCGAGCAGACCGGAATCGACAAGATCCCGTTCATGATTCCGTACTGGGCGCCCTACGGTAAGCACCGGCTGTTCACGTCCGTGGGCCCGCTCGGCAACGTCAACCTGCGGGTCCGCAAGGCGGCCGACGCACTGTTTCAGGCCGGCTTGCTCGGCACCGACTACACCCCCGACGTAGGCCCGCTGGGCGAGGGCGTCAACCCGGGCGGCATCGACCGGTGGGGTGCGGACTCGTGGCAGATCTACCCGAACTTCGTGATAGTCACCTGGAATCGCAACCACTACTTCACCTACCACTACTGGCCGCTGAGCCCGACGCGACACAAGTTCGTCTGGACGGTGAATTTCGTGCCGCCGACCACCACCCGCGAGCGGCTGGCCCAGGAACACGCGGCGATGGTGATCCGCGAGGGAGGCCTGCAGGATGCCGCCACGCTCGAGGCGACCCAGATGGGGATCGCGTCGGGTGCCCGCAAGAAGTTCTTCCTGTGCGACCAGGAGGTCGCCATCCGGCACCTGCACAGCGTGGTGCAGGACGACGTGGCCGCCTACAGCCGGGAGGTCAACCCAACTGGAGGCGTTCGATGA
- a CDS encoding acetoacetate--CoA ligase encodes MARPEVVWSPPADVMQRSQVGHFLTFLRDEHGLTFRGYPDLWQWSVDDLDAFWGCLADWAGVRWHQPPLAVLATRTMPGAKWFPGGTLSFAEHALAHADERPGSVAIVARSQTRAESELTWAELRDAVARCRAGLLRLGVGRGDRVCAYAPNIPETLIAYLATASLGATWAACAPEFGTRAVIDRFAQIEPKVLLAVDGYRYGARRVDRHDEVAAIEAALPTLRHTVRLRYLGEWADGWGRLLAHHEPMAYEAVPFDHPLHVLFSSGTTGLPKPIVHGHGGIVIEHLKTMALHHDLSPGDRLSWFTTTGWTMWNYLVGGLLVGATLVLFDGDPGHPDLSTLWRLAAETELDVFGVSAPFIMASRKAGVRPPAHRLRALGSTGAPLPPDGFRWVCAVLGAGVQPCSMSGGTDVAAAFVGSTPLLPVRAGEITCRMLGVAATAYDPDGRPCPAGVQGELVITQPMPSMPVKFWGDPDGEQLRAAYFSTYPGVWRHGDWITFADDGASVLSGRSDATLNRGGVRLGTSDFYAVVEELPWVRDSLVVHLEGDGGSMGTLVLFVSTASEVELGDTYRAEIAAALRAQLSPRHVPDVIERVPTVPRTLSGKKLEVPVKRILTGAAADAVASRSSLADPDSLAWFEAYAKRLTQGIGSVTQSR; translated from the coding sequence GTGGCGCGGCCCGAGGTGGTGTGGTCGCCGCCGGCAGACGTGATGCAGCGCAGCCAGGTCGGTCACTTCCTGACGTTTCTGCGCGACGAACACGGGCTGACGTTTCGCGGCTATCCCGACCTGTGGCAGTGGTCGGTCGATGATCTCGACGCGTTCTGGGGGTGCTTGGCCGACTGGGCGGGCGTGCGGTGGCATCAACCACCGCTAGCCGTGCTCGCGACCCGCACGATGCCCGGAGCGAAGTGGTTTCCGGGCGGCACGCTGAGCTTCGCCGAGCACGCGCTGGCGCATGCCGACGAGCGGCCGGGCAGCGTCGCGATCGTGGCACGCAGCCAGACGCGCGCGGAAAGCGAGCTGACCTGGGCCGAGTTGCGCGACGCCGTGGCACGCTGCCGCGCCGGCCTGCTCCGGCTGGGCGTCGGCCGCGGTGATCGGGTGTGCGCCTACGCGCCCAACATCCCCGAGACACTGATCGCGTACCTGGCCACCGCCAGCCTGGGCGCGACCTGGGCCGCCTGCGCGCCGGAGTTCGGCACGCGCGCCGTGATCGATCGGTTCGCCCAGATCGAGCCCAAGGTGTTGCTGGCCGTCGACGGCTACCGCTACGGCGCGCGCCGCGTCGACCGCCACGACGAGGTCGCAGCCATCGAGGCGGCCCTCCCGACGCTGCGGCACACGGTCCGCCTGCGCTACCTGGGCGAGTGGGCCGACGGCTGGGGTCGGCTGCTCGCCCACCACGAACCCATGGCCTACGAGGCCGTCCCGTTCGACCATCCGCTCCATGTGCTGTTCAGCTCTGGGACGACCGGCCTGCCGAAGCCGATCGTGCACGGGCACGGCGGCATCGTCATCGAGCACCTCAAAACGATGGCCCTACACCACGACCTGTCGCCCGGCGACCGGCTCAGCTGGTTCACCACGACGGGCTGGACCATGTGGAACTATCTGGTGGGAGGCCTGCTCGTCGGGGCGACCCTGGTGCTGTTCGACGGCGACCCGGGCCATCCCGACCTGTCGACATTATGGCGGCTGGCCGCCGAGACCGAGCTTGACGTCTTCGGGGTCAGCGCGCCGTTCATCATGGCCTCGCGCAAAGCAGGCGTGCGCCCGCCCGCCCACCGGCTGCGGGCTCTCGGCTCGACCGGCGCACCCCTGCCGCCGGACGGCTTTCGCTGGGTGTGCGCCGTGCTCGGCGCGGGCGTGCAACCGTGCTCGATGAGCGGGGGCACCGATGTCGCCGCCGCCTTCGTCGGGTCCACGCCGCTGTTGCCCGTGCGGGCCGGCGAGATCACCTGCCGGATGCTCGGGGTGGCCGCTACCGCCTACGACCCGGACGGCCGCCCCTGCCCGGCCGGCGTTCAAGGCGAGCTGGTGATCACACAGCCGATGCCGTCCATGCCCGTCAAGTTCTGGGGCGACCCAGACGGTGAGCAGCTGCGGGCCGCCTACTTCTCCACCTACCCGGGCGTGTGGCGCCACGGCGACTGGATCACGTTCGCTGACGACGGCGCGTCGGTGCTGTCCGGCCGCTCCGACGCCACCCTCAACCGGGGTGGTGTGCGGCTGGGCACGTCCGACTTCTACGCCGTGGTGGAGGAGCTGCCCTGGGTGCGCGACTCGCTCGTTGTGCACCTCGAGGGCGACGGCGGGTCGATGGGCACCCTGGTGCTATTCGTAAGCACGGCAAGCGAAGTCGAGCTCGGCGACACATACCGAGCCGAGATCGCCGCTGCGCTGCGAGCGCAGCTGTCGCCCCGCCACGTCCCCGACGTGATCGAGCGGGTACCGACGGTCCCGCGCACGCTCTCGGGTAAGAAGCTCGAGGTACCCGTGAAGAGAATCCTGACGGGCGCTGCGGCCGATGCCGTCGCGAGCCGCAGCTCGCTCGCCGACCCTGATTCGTTGGCGTGGTTCGAGGCCTACGCAAAACGGCTGACTCAGGGGATCGGTTCGGTCACCCAATCGAGGTAG
- a CDS encoding DUF4286 family protein produces MARKGVFLVLSEPVSEDVDAEFNRWYDENHIPDGLLLPGIAKARRFRMAAEQLTPDMATAGGFKYVTIFEVDDVDRIPDARALLPRLRAVSAQFFTDALDRDSLRAFVFEQISEIDQPSPLPDGIESLADVPAPGTD; encoded by the coding sequence GTGGCCCGCAAAGGAGTTTTCCTCGTCTTGTCCGAACCGGTCTCCGAGGACGTCGACGCCGAATTCAACCGCTGGTACGACGAGAACCACATCCCCGATGGGCTGCTGTTGCCTGGCATCGCGAAGGCCCGCCGGTTTCGCATGGCCGCGGAGCAGTTGACGCCCGACATGGCGACTGCGGGCGGCTTCAAGTACGTCACGATCTTCGAGGTCGACGACGTCGACCGCATCCCGGACGCCCGAGCGCTTCTGCCCCGCCTGAGAGCGGTGTCGGCCCAGTTCTTCACCGACGCGCTCGACCGCGACAGCCTGCGTGCGTTCGTCTTCGAGCAGATCTCCGAGATTGACCAGCCCAGCCCGCTGCCCGACGGCATCGAATCTCTCGCCGACGTCCCGGCGCCTGGCACGGACTGA
- a CDS encoding aromatic ring-hydroxylating dioxygenase subunit alpha, whose amino-acid sequence MTDLQTSSFTPTDSEGAEQFPKPPEGSWTESFGLDTGAVSFVDSYDPEFYRLEKEAVFKRSWLHLGRVEELPRKGSYFTRELTFLGWSILVVRGMDDQIRAFHNICSHRGNKLVWDEHPKKEAKGICRALACKYHGWRYGLDGEITYVHNAPEFFDLDPAKLALPKVHLEVWAGFIFINLAKEPAQSLRDFLTPAIAKLDTYPFHKMTQRYVFESTIKSNWKLFMDAFQEVYHNPFVHGKLNDPNLPQTGVDKIPTMVPYFAAYGKHRLFTSGGPLANVKVRKARPADAMFGATFYGPLDVPDVGPLGDALNPGGIENWGLDSWKIYPNFDIITWGRNWFITYQYWPVDESTNRFVWTVNFVPPRNARERLAQEHCLITTREFLIQDANTLEATQQMVATGVRDDYYIGDQEVAVRHFHKVIQDDVEAYRREVEQKGAQA is encoded by the coding sequence ATGACGGACCTACAGACCAGCAGCTTCACCCCGACCGATTCCGAGGGCGCCGAGCAGTTCCCGAAGCCGCCGGAAGGGTCCTGGACCGAATCCTTCGGACTCGACACCGGGGCGGTCTCGTTCGTGGACTCGTACGACCCGGAGTTCTATCGGCTCGAAAAGGAGGCGGTGTTCAAGCGGTCTTGGCTGCACCTGGGGCGCGTGGAGGAGCTACCGCGCAAGGGCAGCTACTTCACCCGGGAGCTGACGTTCCTCGGGTGGTCCATCCTGGTCGTCCGTGGGATGGACGACCAGATCCGCGCGTTCCACAACATCTGCTCACACCGCGGAAACAAACTCGTGTGGGACGAGCACCCTAAGAAGGAGGCCAAAGGCATCTGCCGGGCGCTGGCCTGCAAATACCACGGCTGGCGCTACGGCCTCGACGGCGAGATCACCTACGTCCACAACGCTCCGGAGTTCTTCGACCTCGACCCGGCGAAGCTGGCGCTGCCCAAGGTGCACTTGGAAGTGTGGGCCGGATTCATCTTCATCAACTTGGCCAAGGAGCCCGCCCAGAGCCTGCGTGACTTCCTCACGCCGGCAATCGCCAAGCTGGACACGTACCCATTCCACAAGATGACCCAGCGGTACGTCTTCGAGTCGACGATCAAGTCGAACTGGAAGCTGTTCATGGACGCGTTCCAGGAGGTGTACCACAACCCGTTCGTGCACGGGAAGCTCAACGACCCGAACCTCCCGCAGACCGGCGTCGACAAGATTCCGACGATGGTTCCGTACTTCGCGGCCTACGGGAAGCACAGGCTGTTCACCTCGGGTGGCCCCCTGGCCAACGTGAAGGTTCGCAAGGCCCGTCCTGCCGACGCGATGTTCGGGGCCACCTTCTACGGGCCGCTCGACGTGCCGGACGTGGGACCCCTCGGAGACGCACTCAACCCGGGCGGCATCGAGAACTGGGGGCTCGATTCCTGGAAGATCTACCCGAACTTCGACATCATCACGTGGGGTCGCAACTGGTTCATCACCTACCAGTACTGGCCCGTCGATGAGAGCACCAACCGCTTCGTGTGGACCGTCAACTTCGTCCCCCCCAGGAACGCCCGGGAACGGCTGGCCCAGGAGCACTGCCTGATCACGACGCGCGAGTTCCTCATCCAGGACGCGAACACCCTGGAGGCGACCCAGCAGATGGTGGCCACGGGGGTGCGTGACGACTACTACATCGGCGACCAGGAGGTGGCGGTTCGCCACTTCCACAAGGTGATTCAGGACGATGTCGAGGCCTACCGGCGCGAGGTCGAGCAGAAGGGGGCGCAGGCCTGA